One Pleurocapsa sp. PCC 7327 DNA segment encodes these proteins:
- a CDS encoding response regulator transcription factor has translation MPRILVIDDDPSISELVSINLEMAGYDVNQAEDGIKGQALAVQLQPDLIMLDLMLPKVDGFTVCQRLRRDDRTADIPVLMLTALSQTQDKVEGFNAGADDYLTKPFEVEEMLARVRALLRRTDRIPQAAKHSEILNYGPLTLVPERFEAIWFGTTVKLTHLEFELLHCLLQRHGQTVAPSEILKEVWGYDPDDDIETIRVHIRHLRTKLEPDPRHPRYIKTVYGAGYCLELPSSEQVAVESDAAAV, from the coding sequence ATGCCTCGAATACTTGTAATTGATGACGACCCCTCGATCTCGGAATTGGTTTCCATTAACTTGGAAATGGCTGGTTATGACGTGAATCAAGCCGAAGACGGCATAAAAGGTCAAGCGCTTGCCGTTCAATTGCAGCCAGACCTAATCATGCTCGATCTGATGCTACCCAAAGTCGATGGTTTTACGGTCTGTCAGCGACTGCGCCGAGACGATCGCACAGCCGATATTCCCGTCCTGATGTTGACGGCTCTAAGTCAGACTCAGGATAAGGTAGAAGGCTTTAATGCGGGGGCTGATGATTACCTAACCAAGCCATTTGAAGTAGAAGAGATGCTAGCAAGAGTCAGAGCCTTGCTACGCAGAACCGATCGCATTCCTCAAGCCGCCAAGCATTCGGAAATTCTCAACTACGGCCCGCTAACCTTAGTTCCCGAACGCTTTGAAGCAATCTGGTTCGGCACCACCGTCAAGCTCACTCACCTAGAGTTCGAGCTACTCCATTGTCTGCTGCAACGCCACGGTCAAACCGTCGCTCCGAGCGAAATTCTCAAAGAGGTATGGGGTTACGATCCCGATGACGATATCGAAACCATTCGAGTCCACATCCGTCATTTGAGAACGAAATTAGAACCCGATCCCCGCCATCCTCGCTATATCAAAACCGTTTACGGCGCGGGCTATTGCCTGGAGTTGCCCAGCAGCGAACAGGTGGCAGTAGAATCCGATGCGGCTGCCGTTTAG
- a CDS encoding YheT family hydrolase, whose translation MSDLFQTYPWLSNGLSMTLYTALRAGKTWEKTISEPQPSEREQIFFGAGGVPIFGTIAIPDRPRGTIIGTYGIIGDLNNQWYLKLLRRKAFAQNYAVVLFDWRAHGATAKLSPTLTSDGLYEGEDFVRIAAGAKAIGCPAPFWFTGYSLGGQLALWGAKAAQTLECWGQDLELAPSEIGGVAVICPNLDSNRSLSYLVRQPLGKYIEKAITRELKKLAWKLHQFHPQEIDPAAIERANSIWGFDRELVIERLGFSSVEEYYDASNALKLLPSLKIPALILYAADDPMFDPAIVPDLQAACTNNPNIDLMLTARGGHVGYLSSKSGQRLAKDRDRWWAWNRVLEWCDRGSPKPI comes from the coding sequence ATGAGCGATCTTTTTCAGACATATCCGTGGTTGAGCAATGGTCTATCAATGACTCTTTATACGGCTTTGAGAGCTGGCAAGACTTGGGAGAAAACCATCTCCGAACCCCAACCATCCGAACGCGAACAGATTTTTTTCGGTGCGGGAGGAGTGCCAATTTTTGGGACGATCGCCATTCCCGATCGCCCGCGAGGTACAATAATTGGCACCTATGGAATTATAGGCGATCTCAACAATCAATGGTATCTCAAATTACTCAGACGCAAGGCATTCGCTCAAAATTACGCAGTCGTTCTTTTCGATTGGCGAGCGCACGGCGCAACAGCAAAATTATCGCCAACCTTAACCTCTGATGGCTTATACGAAGGGGAAGATTTCGTTCGCATTGCCGCAGGTGCGAAAGCCATAGGCTGTCCTGCCCCATTCTGGTTTACAGGCTATTCTCTAGGGGGACAGTTAGCACTGTGGGGGGCAAAAGCAGCGCAGACGCTTGAGTGTTGGGGGCAAGATTTGGAACTAGCGCCATCGGAAATAGGCGGAGTAGCAGTCATCTGTCCCAATTTAGACTCCAATCGATCGCTTTCCTATCTGGTTCGACAGCCCTTGGGCAAGTATATAGAAAAAGCGATTACCAGGGAACTCAAAAAACTCGCTTGGAAACTCCATCAGTTTCACCCACAAGAAATCGACCCGGCGGCGATCGAACGGGCAAATAGCATTTGGGGATTCGATCGCGAATTGGTAATCGAACGCTTGGGTTTTTCCTCGGTTGAAGAATACTACGACGCAAGCAATGCGCTCAAGCTCTTGCCTTCTCTCAAAATTCCCGCGCTGATTCTCTATGCCGCCGACGATCCCATGTTCGATCCGGCGATCGTACCCGACTTGCAAGCCGCTTGTACCAACAATCCAAACATCGACTTGATGCTAACCGCGCGTGGCGGACACGTCGGCTATCTTAGCAGTAAATCGGGCCAGCGTCTCGCCAAGGATCGCGATCGCTGGTGGGCGTGGAATCGAGTATTGGAGTGGTGCGATCGTGGCTCGCCCAAACCGATTTGA
- a CDS encoding peptidylprolyl isomerase: MAQAQPGDTVKVHYTGKLDDGTVFDSSATRDPLQFSIGEGKVIPGFEQAAIGMSPGDSKTVTIPAEQAYGSHRPELVMVVERQRMPADLSVEVGQQLEIRQSNGQVIPVIVTDVSESKVTLDANHPLAGQDLTFEIELVEVS, from the coding sequence ATGGCACAAGCCCAACCCGGCGATACAGTGAAAGTTCACTATACCGGAAAATTAGATGATGGCACGGTATTCGATTCCAGTGCTACTCGCGATCCACTGCAATTCTCCATCGGTGAGGGAAAAGTCATTCCCGGCTTCGAGCAGGCAGCGATTGGGATGAGTCCGGGCGATTCAAAGACTGTAACCATTCCAGCCGAGCAAGCCTACGGCTCCCATCGTCCAGAATTAGTTATGGTAGTCGAGCGCCAGCGCATGCCAGCAGACTTATCGGTTGAGGTGGGTCAACAGTTAGAGATTCGCCAGTCAAACGGTCAGGTAATTCCAGTCATCGTTACTGATGTTTCCGAGTCCAAAGTGACCCTGGATGCCAATCACCCCTTAGCAGGACAAGACCTGACCTTCGAGATCGAGCTAGTCGAGGTTAGTTGA
- a CDS encoding heme oxygenase (biliverdin-producing) translates to MSVNLATMLREGTKKSHTMAENVGFVKCFLKGVVEKNSYRTLVANLYFVYSAMEEEMEKLRQHPIVSKIYFPQLNRKHSLEQDLHYYYGSNWRNEIKLSKAGEAYVQRIREIAATQPELLVAHSYTRYLGDLSGGQILKKIAQQAMNLNGSGTAFYEFQDIPDEKAFKNQYRQAMNDLSVDEKTAEQIVAEANAAFSMNMKMFQELEGNLIMAIGRVLYNTLTRRRTPGSTELATSES, encoded by the coding sequence ATGAGTGTTAATTTAGCAACCATGTTGCGCGAAGGGACTAAAAAATCCCACACGATGGCAGAAAACGTTGGTTTTGTCAAGTGCTTTTTAAAAGGTGTTGTTGAAAAAAATTCATATCGCACGTTAGTGGCTAACCTCTACTTTGTCTATAGTGCGATGGAAGAGGAGATGGAGAAACTTCGCCAACACCCAATCGTCTCCAAGATTTATTTTCCGCAGTTGAATCGCAAGCACAGTTTAGAGCAAGATTTACACTACTACTACGGCTCTAACTGGCGCAACGAAATCAAGCTCTCAAAAGCAGGAGAAGCCTACGTTCAGCGCATTCGGGAAATTGCAGCCACTCAACCCGAACTCTTGGTCGCCCACTCTTACACGCGCTATTTGGGAGATTTGTCTGGCGGACAGATTCTCAAAAAAATTGCTCAACAGGCAATGAATCTCAACGGCAGCGGTACGGCTTTCTATGAGTTTCAAGATATTCCCGACGAGAAGGCATTCAAAAATCAATATCGCCAAGCAATGAACGATCTGAGCGTCGATGAAAAAACCGCCGAACAGATCGTTGCTGAAGCCAATGCCGCTTTTAGCATGAACATGAAGATGTTCCAAGAGCTAGAAGGCAATTTAATTATGGCGATTGGTCGCGTGCTCTACAATACTCTCACCCGCCGTCGGACTCCTGGCAGTACCGAATTGGCTACTTCTGAGTCCTAA
- a CDS encoding phosphate ABC transporter substrate-binding protein, translated as MKQKNETAVLILSLLITVGILGGGYWWFSRQSGMDLSKLIPGEGNPSPTPNETVSSPEKLPAPTSPTASTTFSAPVTVPRGTTVRIDGSTSMVQINQALRNSFELRFPGTNVDATADGSDNGIQDLLAGNVDLAAVSRPLTSQEQAQGLVAIPVAKDAIAIVVGINNPFRRGLKKNQVVEIFQGKLTDWSEIGGQPGTIRVINRPRVSGTRQVFQELFLEGENFGNTSNITEMQRDATTPILRALGRDGISYATSAQVADQQTVRTVSVDGLDPEAANYPYHRTLYYVYKNPANAAVKAFLGYATSPLGQEVISTAK; from the coding sequence ATGAAACAAAAAAACGAAACAGCAGTTTTAATCTTATCTTTGTTGATTACAGTCGGAATCTTAGGCGGCGGCTACTGGTGGTTTAGCCGTCAATCTGGCATGGATTTGAGCAAATTAATCCCAGGAGAGGGAAACCCCTCTCCAACGCCGAACGAAACCGTCAGTTCCCCAGAGAAATTACCCGCTCCAACTTCTCCGACTGCTTCCACTACCTTTTCGGCTCCAGTAACGGTTCCTAGGGGGACAACGGTCAGAATTGACGGTTCTACTAGCATGGTGCAAATTAACCAAGCGCTCAGAAATAGTTTTGAGTTGAGATTTCCAGGGACGAACGTGGATGCTACTGCCGATGGGTCGGATAATGGCATTCAGGATCTTCTAGCGGGGAATGTGGATCTGGCTGCGGTTTCTCGTCCTCTGACTTCCCAAGAACAAGCTCAAGGTTTAGTTGCCATTCCGGTTGCTAAAGACGCGATCGCGATCGTCGTCGGTATTAATAATCCTTTTCGCAGAGGTTTGAAGAAAAATCAAGTCGTCGAGATTTTTCAAGGAAAACTTACCGACTGGTCGGAAATAGGAGGACAACCGGGTACGATTCGGGTTATTAACCGACCTCGCGTCAGCGGAACTCGCCAAGTCTTTCAAGAATTATTTCTCGAAGGCGAGAATTTTGGCAATACATCCAACATTACTGAAATGCAGCGAGATGCAACGACTCCCATCTTGCGAGCATTAGGAAGAGATGGCATCAGTTATGCCACCTCCGCTCAGGTAGCCGATCAACAAACCGTGCGCACGGTTTCTGTGGATGGTTTAGATCCAGAAGCCGCCAATTATCCCTATCATCGGACGCTCTATTACGTTTACAAAAATCCAGCCAATGCAGCCGTTAAAGCCTTTCTCGGTTATGCGACTTCGCCCCTGGGGCAAGAGGTTATTTCTACGGCTAAATAA
- a CDS encoding DUF2157 domain-containing protein, whose product MASEKFRHQLRQEADRWQAEGLIDETLYAELARRYQFDDLAISERNRFVAILIGLGSILLGLATITFVAANWQIWSKELRVASSVALFVGVNAVGFYLWQHPVERWQARLGRGLLLLGALIFGANLALMSQIFHRSGSLYHLFLVWSLGVLAMAYSLRLTFLGVLAILLASIGYVAGIITLFMPGEVSEFRIAIEHMPLLVSLLGIPLAYWCRSRWLFGLGSVLVIFSLEANVIIFLANFINFSPGTRGMMGAIACSLPPALLWAYRDSLWNVSVEKLSFDAIARNLALFFISVLFYLFSFNGIWRPFSYRTGSEIAWHDWVKLLDLLLLGGLTVWAWWRLGYGTGAGWRLEGKNAIVGAAILVSATMVWWHLSVGALGAIATLIFNALLFLFAVGFIRKGLATGNRLSFWGGILLTVLQIVSRMLEYETDLLAKAIVLLLCGLGIIAAGLGFERYLQTLKALRATNDE is encoded by the coding sequence ATGGCTTCGGAAAAGTTTCGCCATCAGCTGCGCCAAGAAGCAGATCGATGGCAAGCAGAGGGATTAATCGATGAGACATTGTATGCAGAACTAGCTCGTCGCTATCAATTTGATGACCTGGCTATCTCTGAGCGCAACCGTTTTGTTGCTATCTTAATCGGACTGGGAAGCATCCTTTTAGGGCTAGCTACCATTACTTTTGTTGCCGCTAACTGGCAAATTTGGTCGAAAGAACTCAGGGTAGCGTCTTCGGTCGCTTTGTTTGTTGGCGTTAATGCAGTCGGATTTTACCTGTGGCAGCATCCGGTCGAACGATGGCAAGCTCGTCTCGGTAGAGGATTGCTGCTGCTAGGAGCATTAATTTTTGGGGCAAATCTCGCGCTAATGTCTCAAATCTTTCACCGAAGCGGCTCGCTCTATCACCTGTTTCTAGTTTGGAGTTTGGGAGTCCTGGCGATGGCTTATAGCCTGCGCTTGACTTTTTTGGGGGTGCTCGCCATACTTCTGGCGAGCATTGGCTATGTTGCGGGGATTATCACTTTATTTATGCCGGGGGAGGTTTCTGAATTTCGGATCGCGATCGAACATATGCCGCTCTTGGTAAGCTTGCTGGGAATTCCTTTGGCTTATTGGTGTCGTTCTCGTTGGCTTTTTGGTTTGGGATCTGTCTTGGTTATTTTTTCCCTAGAAGCCAATGTAATCATTTTTCTGGCAAATTTTATCAATTTCTCCCCAGGAACTAGGGGAATGATGGGCGCGATCGCCTGTTCGCTTCCGCCCGCGCTACTATGGGCGTATCGCGATTCTCTCTGGAACGTCTCTGTGGAGAAACTTTCCTTCGATGCGATCGCGCGCAATCTGGCACTATTTTTTATTAGCGTTCTGTTTTATCTTTTTTCATTTAACGGGATCTGGAGACCTTTTTCCTATCGCACGGGTTCGGAGATCGCGTGGCACGATTGGGTTAAACTGCTGGATCTCTTGCTGTTGGGCGGTTTGACCGTTTGGGCTTGGTGGCGACTGGGATATGGGACAGGCGCTGGGTGGCGGCTAGAAGGTAAGAACGCGATAGTTGGGGCGGCGATCTTAGTAAGTGCGACAATGGTTTGGTGGCATTTGAGCGTAGGCGCATTGGGCGCGATCGCAACGTTAATTTTCAATGCCCTTTTATTTCTCTTTGCGGTTGGGTTTATCCGCAAAGGGCTAGCAACTGGAAATCGTCTCAGTTTCTGGGGAGGCATTCTTTTAACGGTGTTACAGATTGTCTCGCGGATGCTCGAATATGAAACTGACTTGCTGGCTAAGGCGATCGTTTTATTGCTCTGCGGTCTTGGCATAATCGCGGCTGGATTGGGGTTTGAGAGATATTTACAGACTTTGAAGGCGTTGCGAGCGACAAATGATGAATAA
- a CDS encoding GDYXXLXY domain-containing protein: MMNKISSWRFWVPLLFQSALILVVPAQAIYTHFSGKTIVLQTLPVDPYDLLRGRSLRLRYNISRVDALERLPGWETIVQSNRGEKQTAFRTGTRFYVILQAPAKAAEPGQPPRAWKPVAVSHDRPSDLLSDRVALEGKQSIYPWIDYGLETYYFPQEQGDEIKARIGQTLGNSNRERPFAVEVKVDSQGHAIPLSLWIGNNNYRF; encoded by the coding sequence ATGATGAATAAAATTTCCAGTTGGCGGTTTTGGGTTCCCCTGCTTTTCCAATCGGCACTGATTTTAGTCGTGCCCGCTCAAGCGATTTATACCCATTTTTCCGGCAAAACTATCGTGCTTCAAACGCTTCCCGTAGATCCTTACGATCTGTTGCGCGGTCGTTCGCTCAGGCTTAGATACAATATATCTAGGGTCGATGCTCTCGAACGCCTGCCGGGTTGGGAAACGATAGTCCAATCCAATCGGGGGGAAAAGCAGACCGCTTTTCGAACTGGAACGCGATTCTATGTCATTCTCCAAGCCCCCGCTAAAGCAGCAGAACCAGGACAGCCTCCCCGTGCGTGGAAACCCGTAGCCGTCAGCCACGATCGCCCTTCAGATTTACTGAGCGATCGCGTTGCCTTAGAGGGAAAACAGTCTATTTATCCCTGGATTGATTATGGTCTAGAAACTTATTATTTTCCTCAAGAACAAGGCGACGAAATTAAGGCTCGTATCGGTCAAACACTAGGAAATTCAAACAGAGAACGTCCTTTCGCAGTCGAAGTTAAAGTCGATAGTCAGGGTCATGCCATTCCTCTGAGCCTTTGGATAGGCAATAACAATTATCGTTTTTAA
- a CDS encoding DUF3146 family protein, whose protein sequence is MSSRNLPETIAYVRITNQSWQQGKLEGEVRAAAYEWQFQWNFRRGHLSIQPSLGRALIVEPLGRFLERWDYQLEPGGDYEFTVRAEL, encoded by the coding sequence GTGAGTTCTAGAAATTTGCCAGAAACTATTGCCTACGTTCGCATTACTAACCAGTCCTGGCAACAGGGTAAGCTCGAAGGAGAAGTCAGAGCAGCCGCCTATGAGTGGCAGTTTCAATGGAATTTTCGGCGGGGACATTTATCAATACAACCGTCGTTAGGGCGTGCCTTAATCGTTGAACCTCTGGGACGTTTTTTAGAACGCTGGGATTATCAATTAGAACCAGGGGGAGATTATGAGTTTACGGTACGCGCGGAGCTTTAG
- a CDS encoding GTP-binding protein, with translation MSNLSFDTNWNSEDLDSAILSFEAIQEELNYKQAQSSLRDLVNKIDLTAQEKIGLETEIDRLADMLEKLEASVVQIAAFGIVGRGKSSVLNALLGQDIFQAGPLHGVTRTIESANWQLTQESLGDNLSEIQRLALPGLGNSQIQLIDTPGLDEVNGETREIMARRIAKQVDLILFVVSGDITKVEFEALSQLREVGKPMILIFNKIDQYPEADRLAIYRKIRDERVKQLLSPNEIVMVAASPLVAEAVRDKHGKLKMQRRRGKPQIEELKLKILEILHREGKSLVALNSMLYADEVNERVVQRKMEIREGAANQLIHKAMMTKAVAIALNPVTVLDLLTGAVIDVAMIIALSRLYGLPMTQQGAIALLKRIGLSMGGISASEFLAALGLSSLKGLLGITAPATGGASLAPYLSVAITQAGVAGVACYAIGQVTKTYLANGASWEPDGPKAVVKSILNSLDEASILNRIKWELSAKLTRR, from the coding sequence ATGTCTAATCTATCTTTCGATACAAATTGGAATTCAGAAGATTTGGATAGTGCCATTCTGAGCTTTGAAGCCATTCAGGAGGAACTCAACTATAAACAAGCTCAAAGTTCTCTAAGAGACTTAGTTAACAAAATCGATCTAACGGCTCAAGAAAAAATCGGCTTAGAGACAGAGATCGATCGCCTTGCCGATATGCTAGAAAAGCTGGAAGCTTCTGTCGTACAGATTGCTGCTTTTGGCATTGTAGGACGGGGAAAATCTTCGGTTCTCAATGCACTTCTAGGACAAGATATCTTTCAAGCAGGTCCGCTACACGGAGTAACTCGCACGATAGAGAGTGCGAATTGGCAACTTACCCAGGAAAGTCTCGGCGACAATCTATCTGAAATCCAGCGTCTTGCTTTACCGGGTTTGGGCAATTCCCAAATTCAGCTCATCGATACTCCTGGACTCGATGAAGTCAATGGAGAAACCCGTGAAATCATGGCGCGTCGAATTGCCAAGCAGGTAGACCTAATTTTATTCGTCGTTTCTGGCGATATCACCAAGGTCGAATTTGAGGCGCTTTCTCAGTTGCGAGAAGTCGGAAAACCGATGATACTGATCTTCAATAAAATCGACCAGTATCCCGAAGCCGATCGCTTGGCAATTTACCGCAAAATTCGCGACGAACGGGTAAAGCAGTTACTTTCTCCTAACGAAATTGTCATGGTAGCTGCTTCGCCATTGGTAGCAGAGGCAGTGCGAGACAAACATGGCAAGCTGAAGATGCAGCGCCGTCGCGGAAAACCTCAAATCGAAGAACTGAAATTAAAAATTCTCGAAATTTTGCACCGCGAAGGGAAGTCTTTGGTTGCTCTCAATAGCATGCTCTATGCCGATGAGGTCAACGAACGAGTAGTTCAGCGCAAAATGGAAATTCGGGAGGGAGCAGCGAATCAGTTAATTCACAAAGCAATGATGACAAAAGCCGTCGCGATCGCTTTGAATCCCGTTACCGTCCTTGACCTTCTGACGGGTGCTGTTATCGACGTGGCAATGATTATCGCCCTATCTCGTCTCTATGGCCTCCCCATGACGCAACAAGGCGCGATCGCCTTATTAAAGAGGATCGGACTTAGCATGGGAGGAATCAGCGCTAGCGAATTCTTAGCTGCTTTAGGATTGAGTTCGCTAAAAGGATTGTTAGGGATAACGGCACCCGCTACTGGCGGAGCGTCGCTAGCACCGTATTTATCCGTTGCCATTACGCAAGCTGGCGTTGCTGGCGTGGCGTGTTACGCGATCGGACAAGTGACGAAGACTTATCTCGCCAACGGCGCATCTTGGGAACCCGACGGACCAAAAGCCGTGGTAAAAAGCATTCTTAACTCGCTCGATGAAGCTTCGATTCTCAATCGAATTAAATGGGAATTGAGCGCAAAACTGACTCGGCGTTAA
- the mnmA gene encoding tRNA 2-thiouridine(34) synthase MnmA, translating to MNRVVVGLSGGVDSSVAAATLHHQGYEVVGLTLWLMKGKGQCCSEGMVDAAMVCEQLGIPHHIVDSRDVFQANIIDYLVSGYEDGITPLPCSQCNRTVKFSPMLKYAREQLDCDRIATGHYARIRYDETSQRYQLLRAVDRNKDQSYFLYDLTQDLLAASVFPLGHQTKEETRRIAAQLGLKTAQKPDSQDLCLIEAHGSMQAFLDKYINQKEGEIVDLDGKVLGKHSGIHHYTIGQRKGLGIAAAEPLYVVKLDPVMNRVVVGNRDSAGRSECVVGRMNWVSIPEPTTPIRTEVQVRYRSSPAPVNVIPLGESRVKLAFDEPQFGITPGQAAVFYDGDVLLGGGIIEKS from the coding sequence ATGAACAGAGTCGTCGTCGGCTTGTCGGGTGGAGTTGATAGTTCGGTTGCTGCTGCCACCCTCCATCATCAAGGATATGAAGTTGTCGGTCTTACCCTTTGGCTGATGAAGGGTAAAGGACAATGCTGTTCTGAAGGAATGGTGGATGCGGCGATGGTGTGCGAACAATTGGGAATTCCCCACCACATCGTCGATAGCCGAGACGTTTTTCAGGCAAATATTATCGATTATCTGGTGTCCGGTTATGAAGACGGGATTACCCCTCTGCCTTGTTCTCAGTGCAACAGGACGGTGAAATTCTCGCCGATGTTGAAATACGCCAGGGAACAATTAGACTGCGATCGCATTGCCACTGGACACTATGCTCGCATTCGTTATGATGAGACGAGCCAGCGCTATCAATTGTTGCGAGCCGTCGATCGCAATAAAGATCAATCTTACTTTTTATACGACCTAACGCAAGATTTGTTGGCAGCGTCAGTGTTTCCGTTGGGGCATCAAACCAAGGAAGAAACCCGTCGCATTGCCGCTCAATTGGGTCTCAAAACTGCCCAAAAGCCAGACAGCCAGGATTTGTGCTTAATCGAAGCACACGGTTCTATGCAGGCGTTTTTGGATAAGTATATTAACCAAAAAGAAGGCGAGATCGTCGATCTAGACGGAAAAGTTTTGGGAAAGCACAGCGGTATCCATCATTACACCATCGGTCAGCGCAAAGGTCTGGGGATTGCGGCAGCCGAACCGCTGTATGTCGTGAAACTAGATCCGGTTATGAATCGGGTTGTGGTCGGCAATCGCGACAGCGCCGGACGTTCGGAATGCGTGGTAGGGCGCATGAATTGGGTTTCTATCCCCGAACCTACTACCCCGATTCGCACTGAGGTACAAGTTCGCTACCGTTCATCTCCTGCCCCAGTCAACGTGATTCCCCTCGGAGAATCGCGCGTCAAGCTGGCTTTCGACGAACCCCAGTTTGGCATTACGCCAGGGCAAGCGGCTGTTTTCTACGACGGAGATGTTTTACTTGGCGGCGGGATTATTGAAAAATCGTAG
- a CDS encoding SPOR domain-containing protein codes for MKLQTSGFLILLGLEGGLGFFYAAVAIAQNPPPVLESLPPPPPVREVPNSPTSSDNNASVVREYRFRAPQTSPNPIPSHSLPPYSPTAAELYRVEVLARSEAMLARVRKIEPTAFVRRGETVIQVGLFRTRSQAERRLHQLKTQGLSARVIRVKNHAGAVDRETRSR; via the coding sequence ATGAAATTGCAAACCAGTGGATTTCTTATTTTACTGGGACTCGAAGGCGGTTTGGGATTTTTCTATGCTGCTGTTGCAATTGCGCAAAATCCGCCACCCGTCTTGGAAAGCCTGCCGCCGCCCCCTCCCGTTCGCGAGGTTCCCAATTCTCCAACTTCGTCCGATAATAATGCTTCGGTAGTTCGAGAATACAGGTTTCGGGCACCCCAAACATCTCCCAATCCCATTCCTAGCCATTCTTTGCCTCCTTATTCCCCTACAGCAGCGGAACTCTATCGCGTAGAAGTTTTAGCAAGAAGCGAAGCCATGCTAGCGCGGGTGCGAAAGATAGAACCGACGGCATTCGTGCGTCGGGGAGAGACGGTGATTCAAGTCGGTCTATTTCGGACGCGATCGCAAGCAGAACGGCGCCTCCACCAACTAAAAACGCAAGGCTTATCAGCGCGAGTTATTCGAGTGAAAAATCATGCCGGGGCAGTCGATCGCGAGACGCGATCGAGATAA
- a CDS encoding TldD/PmbA family protein, whose amino-acid sequence MTIDLQKPIDLALKAGASHAEVYHSRALSRPVFFEANRLKQLESSQSEGTALRLWREGCPGLAVAYGEVDPEVLVERAIALSRLNPPETIELAEARMAIYPNVGEEVAVEKLVEIGKNAIAQLRDAYPDLICTAELESERETTILLNSQGLHCEYTDTSVSYFLGVEWVRGEDFLGIYDGEYTRGSLNPDKVVKQILQRLQWAQTNAPPPTGRIPILFTANAATMLWGTAAAALNGKSVLEKSSPWSDKLGELVASEMLTLSQQPDKEPYSCPFDDEGTPTQTLSLISQGRVEQFYTDRTTARALGTQSTGNGFRPGLGRYPTPDLVNLLIEPGKGSLEELIAQLDEGLLVDQMLGGGADLSGDFSINVDLGYRVEGGKIVGRVKDTMVAGNVYTALKKIVALGGDIDWNGSCYTPSLIVQGLSVVG is encoded by the coding sequence ATGACCATTGACCTGCAAAAACCGATCGATTTAGCGCTAAAAGCAGGGGCTAGCCACGCAGAAGTCTATCATTCTCGCGCCTTGTCTCGACCTGTCTTTTTTGAAGCCAATCGACTCAAACAGTTAGAAAGTTCTCAATCGGAAGGAACGGCACTTAGATTGTGGCGAGAGGGATGTCCGGGGTTAGCCGTGGCTTATGGCGAAGTAGATCCAGAAGTCTTAGTAGAAAGAGCGATCGCGCTTTCGCGCCTCAATCCGCCAGAAACCATCGAATTAGCCGAAGCTAGGATGGCTATCTATCCAAACGTCGGCGAAGAGGTAGCTGTAGAAAAATTAGTCGAAATCGGCAAGAATGCGATCGCGCAACTGCGAGATGCTTACCCGGATTTAATTTGCACTGCGGAGTTAGAAAGCGAACGAGAAACGACGATTTTACTCAACTCTCAAGGACTCCACTGCGAATACACCGATACCTCGGTCAGTTATTTTCTCGGCGTGGAATGGGTTAGAGGAGAAGATTTTTTAGGCATTTACGACGGGGAATACACGAGAGGTTCTCTCAATCCCGACAAAGTGGTCAAGCAGATACTACAGCGCTTGCAATGGGCACAAACCAATGCTCCCCCTCCAACAGGGCGCATCCCCATTTTATTTACTGCTAACGCGGCAACGATGTTATGGGGTACGGCAGCGGCAGCGTTAAATGGCAAATCAGTTCTAGAAAAATCTTCGCCCTGGAGTGACAAACTCGGCGAACTCGTCGCATCCGAGATGCTAACGCTTTCTCAACAACCGGATAAGGAACCCTATAGCTGTCCCTTCGATGACGAGGGAACGCCAACCCAAACCCTTTCTTTGATTTCCCAGGGACGAGTCGAACAATTTTACACCGACCGAACCACGGCGCGCGCGCTAGGCACTCAAAGTACTGGAAATGGATTTCGTCCTGGTTTGGGTCGCTATCCTACACCAGATTTAGTTAACTTGCTAATCGAACCCGGTAAAGGTTCTCTAGAAGAGTTAATCGCCCAATTAGATGAAGGATTACTGGTAGATCAAATGTTGGGCGGCGGTGCGGATCTTTCTGGCGATTTTTCGATCAATGTCGATTTAGGCTATCGAGTTGAAGGCGGCAAGATCGTTGGGCGGGTAAAAGATACGATGGTAGCGGGCAATGTCTACACGGCATTAAAGAAAATAGTTGCTTTAGGCGGCGACATTGATTGGAATGGTTCTTGCTATACGCCTTCGTTAATCGTGCAAGGATTGTCGGTAGTGGGATAA